TTTAATGGAGGTAAGCGGGTTGCGAATTTCATGCGCTATAGCTGCTGCAAGTTCACCAACTACTGACAGCTTTTCGGAGCGTCTCAACAATTCTTCTGAGCGCTTCTCGTCCGTAATATCCCGCAAGATTCCGTACATGCCAACAATTTCTTTGTCCACTATCATCGGGAATCCGACTACGCGAACCGTAATCACTTCACCATCTTTTCTTTTCATTCTTTTTTCAAATTTAACCGTTTTGCCTTCGAAAATACTTTCATAGTTAGCTACGATTTGATCCTGATCTTCAGGTAACAAGAAATCTACATAATGTCGCCCGATTTGTTCTTTTGCAGTAAACCCTGTAATTCTAACGATTGCAGGATTAATACTCGTCAATTCACCCTTCAAATTAATCGAATAAATACCATCTGGATTATGGAGGAACAAGGATCTGTAGCGCCGTTCACTTTTTTGAAGCGATCTTTTCGCTTGATTTTTCTCCGTTACATCACGAAAAACGGCTAATACATAAGTCTTTCCGTCTTCTTTAATTGGTATGGCTTTCCCTTCCGTCTCGAGCACGTCTCCGTCAGGACGCACCACTTTCATCGGAAACATCTGTTCATTCCGTTTGCCTTGCATCACTTTTTGAATGCGTTGATTAGATTCCTTCTGATGATCGACATGTATATACTTTGAGATTTTTTCGCCGATTAATTGGCTTTTGTCCTCAACTCCTAGAAGGATCGCTGCCACATCATTTACATAAATAATACGTTCTGAATCGTGTAAGCAAACTGGATCTGGAGAGTGATCGACAAGTTGTTGATATCGATGTTCCGACTCGAGTAAGGCTTCTTCTGTTTTTCTTAATGCTGAATTATTTCTTGCTATACAATACGCACCTGTCAGTTGCTCGTTTACATACATCGGTATATGGGTAAATTCAAATTCGAGTTCATCACCAGAACTGCTTTTCAACTGAACTTGTTGTGTTGCGATGTTTCCTTTATTGATTTCATCTATACAACGCTCCATTTGTAGATCTTTTGTACCCACGTATGTTTTAAGAAATTTACCAAGGAGTTGCTCTCGATTGTATTGTAGGGCTTCTTGTCCAGAACGATTGATATCAACAATATTTCCATGGAGGTCTATGATAAATATCGGGACATCATTTTCATAAAAGAGAGAGTCAAAACATTTGTCCTTCGATTCATTCTGCACTTTCTTAACGAGTAGATCCGTTCCACCACTTTTTGTCTTTGTTGCTAAGATTTTCACTTCAATTAAACGGTTCTCAACAGTTATGGATTCTGTAATGACCCATTCACCTTCGTTCATTTGAGCAACATTTATATGAGAAAAGAATGGTTGAATTGGCTGATTCGTAATTGTTCCACCATACCATTCATTTATAGTCGGATTCGCATGAGTGATCACTCCATCCGCTCGGACTCGGATAAAGCCATCTGATAACTGATCGATTAATGAGGGGTTCATTTCAATGGGAGCTGCTGAAGTCTTATGCACATTACATTCCCCCTTTCTTCTGATACTTATAAATTAGACCTTTTATGAGGAAATCCTGCTTGTAAAAAGTATGCAAACGTCGGGATGTGTCGTGATTTGTGGAACTTCCCCTCTGATTCAGGGGAATTCTCCTATGACTTGTGGAACTTCGCGTTTGACTTGTGGAACTTTGCGGCTCACTTGGGGAAAATGATCATATGTTACTACGAAAATTATCACATAAAAAGAGGATGAACAATTTGTCCATCCTCATCCTGACTATTTCACCCAACCGAGTAGCATTTCTCGGATGAACTTACTTGCTGCAATTGGTGTTTGTTCTGAATGGTCATATATTGGAGCAACTTCGACAAGATCAGCTCCAATGACATTCACTTCAGATTTTGCAATCAGCATAATCGCTTCTAATAATTCTTTAGAGGAGATGCCGCCCGCTTCAGCTGTACCCGTTCCAGGTGCATGCGCTGGATCAAGCACGTCGATATCAATCGTCACATACACATTGCGACCAGACAGCTCTGGCAGAACTTCTTTCAACGGTTCTGCTACATCAAATTTCGCCATGTACATTCCTGATTCTTTCGCATATTGGAACTCTTCCTTCATTCCAGAGCGAATGCCAAATGAGTAGACGTTTTCTGGTCCAATCAACTCACAAGCTTTACGAATTGGTGTCGAATGAGACAGTGGCTCTCCTTCATATTCCACGCGGAGATCAGCGTGAGCATCAATATGAATAATCGCGAAATCGTCATACTTCTTGTGAAGTGCCTTAAAGATCGGCCATGAAACGAGGTGCTCTCCACCAAGACCTAGCGGAAACTTCCCTGCCTCCAAAATATTATCGACGTAGTTTTCAATCATGTCGATACTTTTTTGAGGGTTTCCGAATGGTAACGGGATGTCTCCTGCATCGTAAAACTTCACTTCTTCAAGCTCACGGTCCATATAAGGGCTATATTCTTCTAACCCGAGGGAAACTTCACGAATTTTTGCTGGACCAAATCGGGATCCTGGACGAAAGCTGACGGTCCAGTCCATTGGCATCCCGTAAATGACCACCTGGCTCTCTTCAAGGTTTGGGTGACTTTTTATAAAAACATTACCTGAGTAAGCTTCTTCAAAGCGCATAATCTTCCTCCTACTTAACTAAATCGCGCACAAATTTCGGTAACGCGAATGCTGCTGTGTGTAACTCTTTCGTGTAATACTTTGTATCAATCTCATGGAACCGGTCTTCTTCAACCTTCAATGGATCGTGCTTTTTGGAACCGATCGTGAACGTCCAAAGACCGCTTGGATATGTCGGGATATTGGCTGTGTAAAGACGCGTGACCGGGAAGATTTCTTTCACATCACGGTTCACTTGTGTGATCAAATCCGCTTTAAACCAAGGGTTGTCCGTCTGTGCGACGAAAATGCCGTCTTCCTTCAATGCTTTTGAAATCCCCTCGTAAAATCCGCGTTCAAACAATTTCGCTGCAGGTCCTACTGGCTCAGTGGAATCGACCATGATGACATCATACTCATTTTCGCTTTTCGCGATATGCATGAATCCATCGTCGACTTGTACGTCAACACGCGGATCGTCTAAATCACCTGCGATGCTCGGTAAATACTTTTTCGAGTATTCGATGACTTTCCCATCAATTTCAACTAAGACCGCTTTTTCTACAGATGGGTGCTTCAACACTTCTCGGATTACGCCGCCATCGCCACCACCCACAACGAGTACGTGCTTCGGATTAGGGTGCGTAAACAAAGGTACGTGCGCGACCATTTCGTGGTAGACAAATTCATCCTTCTCGGTTGTCATGACCATTCCGTCCAATACGAGCATGTTGCCGAATTCTTCTGTTTCAATTACATCTAAGCGTTGGAAGTCTGTCTGTTCTGTATGGAGCGTTCGTTTAATTTTTGCCGTGATTCCAAATCGCTCTGTTTGTTTCTCTGTATACCATAATTCCATTTCTATCACCTCATCGGATATTCGTTCATCTTAATGTGAATTGTATCATAGCTAATCGTTGATTCTCGAATGACCACTTTATAATCTGAAATGCAAAATACTATTGATTAGAACAAGAAAAGTATACTCGAATTTGCTCGTTTTGCAAGTTTATTTTTTTCCAGATTGCGTTGTATAATTGCACGTTTAGAAACGCCGAATCCCTCCCATACTAGTAAAAAAGAACACTAGGTTCGGAATGCAGTAATCCGTTTACAAGGGAGGGGATTCTAAATGGAGATTATCAAGGTTGAAGATTTAAGAAAGACGTGGAAATGGGCTTGGCTGTGGATTCGTACGTTACTATTATTCTCCTTACCCGTTCTCGTATTAGGTTTAATCTTCCTTATCTATATTAACGTTCTTGGTCCCCCTCCGCTGAAGGTTCCGCAGACGACCGTTTTTTATGGAACGAATAATGCGATTATTGGAGAACATGAGCCACTCGGTCAGAATCGTTTCTGGGTCAAGCTCGATGACGTTTCCCCTCATATTATCGATGCAACGATTGCAGTTGAGGACCGCCGATTTTACAATCATCACGGTTTTGACTATAAGCGGATTGCCGGAGCCCTTCTTGCTGATATTAAAGCGGGAGCGAAGGTCCAAGGGGCAAGTACAATCACTCAGCAATACTCTCGGAATCTATTTCTTGACCCCGATAAAACTTGGAGTCGTAAGCTGAAGGAAGCTGTGTATGCAGCAAGAATCGAAGCGAATTATACGAAAGAAGATATTCTCCAAGGTTATTTGAACACGATCTATTACGGACATGGAAACTACGGGGTAGAAGCAGCTTCCCAATATTATTTTGGTAAAACCGCTAAAGATC
This Pseudalkalibacillus berkeleyi DNA region includes the following protein-coding sequences:
- the speB gene encoding agmatinase, with amino-acid sequence MRFEEAYSGNVFIKSHPNLEESQVVIYGMPMDWTVSFRPGSRFGPAKIREVSLGLEEYSPYMDRELEEVKFYDAGDIPLPFGNPQKSIDMIENYVDNILEAGKFPLGLGGEHLVSWPIFKALHKKYDDFAIIHIDAHADLRVEYEGEPLSHSTPIRKACELIGPENVYSFGIRSGMKEEFQYAKESGMYMAKFDVAEPLKEVLPELSGRNVYVTIDIDVLDPAHAPGTGTAEAGGISSKELLEAIMLIAKSEVNVIGADLVEVAPIYDHSEQTPIAASKFIREMLLGWVK
- a CDS encoding PAS domain-containing sensor histidine kinase; the encoded protein is MHKTSAAPIEMNPSLIDQLSDGFIRVRADGVITHANPTINEWYGGTITNQPIQPFFSHINVAQMNEGEWVITESITVENRLIEVKILATKTKSGGTDLLVKKVQNESKDKCFDSLFYENDVPIFIIDLHGNIVDINRSGQEALQYNREQLLGKFLKTYVGTKDLQMERCIDEINKGNIATQQVQLKSSSGDELEFEFTHIPMYVNEQLTGAYCIARNNSALRKTEEALLESEHRYQQLVDHSPDPVCLHDSERIIYVNDVAAILLGVEDKSQLIGEKISKYIHVDHQKESNQRIQKVMQGKRNEQMFPMKVVRPDGDVLETEGKAIPIKEDGKTYVLAVFRDVTEKNQAKRSLQKSERRYRSLFLHNPDGIYSINLKGELTSINPAIVRITGFTAKEQIGRHYVDFLLPEDQDQIVANYESIFEGKTVKFEKRMKRKDGEVITVRVVGFPMIVDKEIVGMYGILRDITDEKRSEELLRRSEKLSVVGELAAAIAHEIRNPLTSIKGFVQMMENGLDEKALYYNIVLSELDRIEQIISELLVLAKPQSVSFQRKEIGSMIRHVLKLLEGQANLHNIQFVEEIENEHEQIDCEENQLKQVFINLIKNAIEVMPDGGTIKLSCKKDGDHLLIQITDQGPGIPEDRLSRLGEPFYTTKEKGTGLGLMVSFKIIKDHQGSIHFSSEVNKGTTVDILFPLSIQ
- the speE gene encoding polyamine aminopropyltransferase; translated protein: MELWYTEKQTERFGITAKIKRTLHTEQTDFQRLDVIETEEFGNMLVLDGMVMTTEKDEFVYHEMVAHVPLFTHPNPKHVLVVGGGDGGVIREVLKHPSVEKAVLVEIDGKVIEYSKKYLPSIAGDLDDPRVDVQVDDGFMHIAKSENEYDVIMVDSTEPVGPAAKLFERGFYEGISKALKEDGIFVAQTDNPWFKADLITQVNRDVKEIFPVTRLYTANIPTYPSGLWTFTIGSKKHDPLKVEEDRFHEIDTKYYTKELHTAAFALPKFVRDLVK